From one Pseudomonas sp. S35 genomic stretch:
- the mfd gene encoding transcription-repair coupling factor, producing MPVLRLPLLPAAAGKQHWGNLPGAALSLAIAEAASAAKRFTLLLTADSQSAERLEQELSFFAPDLPVLHFPDWETLPYDLFSPHQDIISQRIASLYRLPELAHGVLVVPITTALHRLAPTKFLLGSSLVLDIGQKLDVEQMRTRLEASGYRCVDTVYEHGEFAVRGALIDLFPMGSKLPYRIDLFDDEIETLRTFDPENQRSIDKVDSIKLLPAREFPLQKDAVTRFKARFRERFDVDFRRCPIFQDLSSGITPAGIEYYLPLFFDETSTLFDYLPQDTQVFSLPGIEQAAENFWNDVRNRYEERRVDPSRPLLPPAELFLPVEDCFARLKNWPRVVASQQDVDAGSGRERFPAGTLPDLAIQAKATQPLEALSNFLGDFPGRVLFTAESAGRREVLLELLERLKLRPKTVDSWPDFVKSKERLAITIAPLDEGLLLDDPALALIAESPLFGQRVMQRRRREKRADANNDAVIKNLTELREGAPVVHIDHGVGRYLGLQTLEIDNQAAEFLTMEYAEGAKLYVPVASLHLIARYTGSDDALAPLHRLGSETWQKAKRKAAEQVRDVAAELLDIYARRAAREGYAFADPKADYATFSAGFAFEETPDQQTTIEAVRADMLAPKPMDRLVCGDVGFGKTEVAMRAAFIAVHGGRQVAILVPTTLLAQQHYNSFRDRFADWPVTVEVMSRFKSAKEVNAAVADLAEGKIDIVIGTHKLLSDDVKIKNLGLVIIDEEHRFGVRQKEQLKALRSEVDILTLTATPIPRTLNMAVSGMRDLSIIATPPARRLSVRTFVMEQNKSTVKEALLRELLRGGQVYYLHNDVKTIEKCAADLAELVPEARIAIGHGQMRERELEQVMSDFYHKRFNVLIASTIIETGIDVPSANTIIIERADKFGLAQLHQLRGRVGRSHHQAYAYLLTPPRQQITSDAEKRLEAIANTQDLGAGFVLATNDLEIRGAGELLGDGQSGQIQAVGFTLYMEMLERAVKAIRKGEQPNLDQPLGGGPEINLRLPALIPEDYLPDVHARLILYKRIASATDEEGLKDLQVEMIDRFGLLPEPTKNLVRLTLLKLQAEQLGIKKVDAGPQGGRIEFEAQTPVDPLVLIKLIQGQPNRYKFEGATLFKFMVPMERAEERFNTLEALFERLIPKSV from the coding sequence GTGCCCGTTCTGCGTCTACCGCTACTCCCTGCTGCGGCAGGTAAACAGCACTGGGGCAACCTGCCCGGTGCCGCCCTGAGCCTGGCCATTGCCGAGGCTGCCAGCGCAGCCAAGCGCTTTACCCTGCTGCTTACCGCCGACAGCCAAAGTGCCGAACGGTTGGAGCAGGAGCTGAGCTTCTTCGCCCCCGATTTACCGGTGCTGCATTTTCCCGACTGGGAAACCCTGCCCTACGACCTGTTCTCGCCGCATCAGGACATCATCTCCCAGCGCATCGCCAGCCTGTACCGCTTGCCGGAACTGGCCCACGGCGTACTGGTGGTGCCGATCACCACGGCACTGCACCGCCTGGCGCCGACCAAGTTCCTGCTGGGCAGCAGCCTGGTGCTGGATATCGGCCAGAAGCTCGACGTCGAGCAGATGCGCACGCGCCTGGAAGCCAGCGGCTATCGCTGCGTCGACACGGTGTACGAGCACGGCGAATTCGCAGTGCGCGGCGCCCTGATCGACCTGTTCCCGATGGGCAGCAAGTTGCCGTATCGCATCGACCTGTTCGATGACGAAATCGAAACCCTGCGCACCTTCGATCCGGAGAACCAGCGCTCCATCGACAAAGTCGACTCGATCAAGCTGCTGCCCGCCCGGGAGTTCCCGCTGCAAAAAGACGCGGTCACCCGCTTCAAGGCGCGCTTTCGTGAACGCTTCGACGTCGACTTCCGTCGCTGCCCGATCTTTCAGGACTTGAGCAGCGGGATTACCCCCGCCGGTATCGAGTACTACCTGCCGCTGTTCTTCGACGAAACCTCCACGCTGTTCGATTACTTGCCTCAGGACACCCAGGTGTTCTCGCTACCGGGCATCGAGCAAGCGGCGGAAAACTTCTGGAACGACGTGCGCAACCGCTACGAAGAGCGCCGCGTCGACCCGTCCCGTCCTTTATTGCCACCGGCCGAACTGTTTTTGCCGGTGGAAGACTGCTTCGCCCGCCTGAAGAACTGGCCGCGTGTCGTCGCCAGCCAGCAGGATGTGGACGCCGGCAGTGGCCGCGAACGCTTTCCAGCGGGAACGCTGCCGGACCTGGCGATTCAAGCCAAAGCCACGCAGCCTCTGGAGGCGTTGTCCAACTTCCTCGGCGACTTCCCCGGCCGCGTGCTGTTTACCGCTGAATCCGCCGGCCGCCGTGAAGTGCTGCTCGAACTGCTGGAACGCCTGAAACTGCGGCCAAAAACCGTCGACAGCTGGCCGGACTTCGTAAAGAGCAAAGAACGCCTGGCGATCACCATCGCGCCGCTCGACGAAGGCTTGCTACTGGATGACCCGGCCCTGGCGCTGATCGCCGAGAGCCCACTGTTCGGCCAGCGCGTGATGCAACGTCGCCGTCGCGAAAAGCGCGCCGACGCCAACAATGACGCGGTAATCAAGAACCTCACCGAACTGCGCGAAGGCGCGCCGGTGGTACATATCGACCACGGCGTGGGCCGCTACCTGGGCCTGCAAACCCTGGAGATCGACAACCAGGCCGCCGAATTCCTCACCATGGAATACGCCGAGGGCGCCAAGCTCTACGTGCCGGTCGCCAGCCTGCACCTGATCGCCCGCTACACCGGCAGCGACGATGCCTTGGCGCCGTTGCACCGCCTGGGCTCCGAGACCTGGCAGAAAGCCAAGCGCAAGGCCGCCGAACAGGTGCGCGATGTGGCTGCCGAACTGCTCGACATCTATGCCCGTCGTGCGGCCCGTGAAGGCTATGCCTTCGCCGACCCGAAAGCCGACTACGCGACCTTCAGTGCCGGTTTCGCTTTCGAAGAAACCCCGGACCAACAAACCACCATCGAAGCGGTGCGCGCCGACATGCTCGCGCCCAAGCCGATGGACCGCCTGGTGTGCGGCGACGTGGGCTTCGGCAAGACCGAAGTGGCCATGCGTGCAGCCTTTATTGCGGTGCACGGCGGTCGCCAGGTGGCGATTCTGGTGCCCACCACCCTGCTCGCCCAGCAGCACTACAACAGCTTCCGCGACCGCTTTGCCGACTGGCCGGTGACCGTCGAAGTGATGAGCCGCTTCAAGTCGGCCAAGGAAGTGAATGCCGCCGTCGCCGATTTGGCCGAAGGCAAGATCGACATCGTGATCGGCACGCACAAGCTGCTATCGGACGACGTCAAGATCAAGAACCTGGGCCTGGTGATCATCGACGAGGAACACCGCTTCGGTGTGCGTCAGAAGGAACAGCTCAAGGCCCTGCGCAGTGAAGTCGATATTCTTACGCTCACGGCGACGCCGATCCCACGCACGCTGAACATGGCGGTGTCGGGCATGCGCGACCTGTCGATCATCGCCACGCCGCCGGCACGGCGCCTGTCGGTGCGCACCTTCGTGATGGAGCAGAACAAAAGCACGGTAAAAGAAGCACTGCTGCGCGAGTTGCTGCGTGGTGGCCAGGTGTACTACCTGCACAACGACGTCAAAACCATCGAGAAATGCGCCGCCGACCTCGCCGAACTGGTGCCGGAAGCACGGATCGCCATCGGCCACGGGCAGATGCGCGAACGTGAACTCGAACAGGTGATGAGCGACTTCTACCACAAGCGCTTCAACGTGCTGATCGCCTCGACCATCATCGAGACCGGCATCGACGTGCCAAGCGCCAACACCATCATCATCGAACGTGCCGACAAGTTCGGCCTGGCGCAATTGCATCAACTGCGCGGGCGTGTGGGCCGCAGTCACCACCAGGCCTACGCCTATTTGCTGACGCCGCCTCGCCAACAGATCACCTCCGACGCCGAGAAGCGCCTGGAAGCCATCGCCAACACCCAGGACCTGGGTGCCGGTTTTGTACTGGCCACCAACGACCTGGAAATCCGCGGCGCCGGCGAACTGCTGGGCGACGGTCAGAGCGGGCAGATCCAGGCGGTGGGTTTCACCCTGTATATGGAGATGCTCGAACGGGCGGTCAAAGCCATCCGCAAGGGCGAGCAACCGAACCTCGACCAACCCCTGGGAGGCGGTCCGGAAATCAACCTGCGCCTACCGGCGTTGATTCCCGAAGACTACCTGCCGGACGTGCACGCGCGGCTGATCCTGTACAAACGCATCGCCTCGGCCACCGACGAAGAAGGCCTCAAGGACTTGCAGGTCGAGATGATCGACCGCTTCGGCCTGCTGCCCGAGCCGACCAAGAACCTGGTGCGCCTGACCCTGCTTAAATTGCAGGCCGAGCAGTTGGGCATCAAGAAAGTCGACGCCGGGCCGCAGGGCGGGCGCATCGAGTTCGAAGCGCAGACGCCGGTGGACCCGTTGGTGCTGATCAAGTTGATCCAGGGCCAGCCCAACCGCTACAAGTTCGAAGGGGCTACGCTGTTCAAGTTCATGGTGCCGATGGAACGTGCCGAAGAGCGCTTTAATACCTTGGAGGCGCTGTTTGAGCGCCTCATCCCGAAATCTGTTTGA
- a CDS encoding glyceraldehyde-3-phosphate dehydrogenase, whose translation MWKVPVTQKPDQCLGEWIDREALAEAMIPLIGQLYRNNNVVSSIYGRSLINQSVIAILKAHRFARHRSADDSELSVHETFPLLKAMSELKLGAASVDLGKLAYKFRKEGAGRTAEQFVREEMADVVGQQNAAARKGTDVVLYGFGRIGRLLARILIEKTGGGDGLRLRAIVVRKGADNDLTKRASLLRRDSVHGPFNGTIVIDEENNTITANGNLIQVIYAKNPSEVDYTQYGIKDALLVDNTGVWRDAEGLGQHLACPGVDRVVLTAPGKGKLKNIVHGINHGEITADDKIVSAASCTTNAIVPVLKAVNDKFGIVNGHVETVHSYTNDQNLIDNFHKGDRRGRSAALNMVITETGAATAAAKALPELAGKLTGNAIRVPTPNVSMAILNLNLEKAASREEMNEYLRYMALHSDLHKQIDYVNSQEVVSTDFVGSRHAGVVDAEATISQDNRVVLYVWYDNEFGYSCQVVRVMEDMAGVNPPAFPR comes from the coding sequence ATGTGGAAGGTTCCCGTGACTCAGAAGCCCGACCAGTGTCTTGGTGAATGGATCGACCGTGAAGCACTCGCAGAAGCGATGATCCCGCTTATCGGTCAGCTATACCGCAATAACAATGTGGTGAGCTCGATCTATGGCCGCAGCCTGATCAACCAGTCCGTCATCGCGATTCTCAAGGCGCACCGCTTTGCGCGCCATCGCTCTGCCGACGACAGCGAACTCTCCGTCCACGAAACATTCCCACTGCTCAAGGCCATGAGCGAGCTCAAGCTCGGCGCGGCCTCGGTAGACCTGGGCAAGTTGGCGTACAAATTCCGCAAAGAAGGCGCTGGCCGCACCGCCGAGCAGTTCGTGCGTGAAGAAATGGCCGACGTGGTTGGCCAGCAAAACGCCGCAGCCCGCAAAGGCACCGACGTTGTACTGTACGGCTTCGGTCGTATCGGCCGCCTGCTGGCGCGCATCCTGATCGAAAAAACCGGTGGCGGCGACGGCCTGCGCCTGCGTGCCATCGTCGTACGCAAAGGCGCCGACAACGACCTGACCAAGCGCGCGAGCCTGCTGCGTCGCGACTCGGTACACGGTCCGTTCAACGGCACCATCGTCATTGACGAAGAAAACAACACCATCACCGCCAACGGTAACCTGATCCAGGTGATCTACGCGAAGAACCCGTCCGAGGTGGACTACACCCAGTACGGCATCAAGGACGCCCTGCTGGTGGACAACACCGGCGTATGGCGTGACGCCGAAGGCCTGGGCCAGCACCTGGCCTGCCCGGGTGTCGACCGCGTTGTGCTGACCGCGCCTGGCAAAGGCAAGCTGAAGAACATCGTGCACGGCATCAACCACGGTGAAATCACCGCAGACGACAAGATCGTGTCCGCCGCTTCCTGCACCACCAACGCCATCGTGCCGGTGCTCAAGGCTGTGAACGACAAGTTCGGCATCGTTAACGGTCACGTTGAAACCGTTCACTCGTACACCAACGACCAGAACCTGATCGACAACTTCCACAAAGGCGATCGCCGTGGTCGTAGCGCCGCGCTGAACATGGTGATCACCGAGACCGGTGCTGCCACTGCTGCTGCCAAGGCCTTGCCTGAGCTGGCCGGCAAGCTGACCGGTAACGCGATCCGCGTGCCGACGCCTAACGTGTCGATGGCCATTCTCAACCTCAACCTTGAGAAAGCCGCCAGCCGCGAAGAGATGAACGAGTACCTGCGCTACATGGCGCTGCACTCCGATCTGCATAAGCAAATCGACTACGTCAATTCCCAGGAAGTGGTCTCGACTGACTTCGTTGGTTCGCGCCACGCCGGTGTAGTGGATGCCGAAGCGACCATCAGCCAGGACAACCGCGTTGTGTTGTACGTGTGGTACGACAACGAGTTCGGCTACAGCTGCCAGGTGGTTCGCGTGATGGAAGACATGGCCGGGGTTAACCCGCCTGCGTTCCCGCGCTAA
- a CDS encoding chalcone isomerase family protein has protein sequence MRHVILCLLLMFSIPTFANEADRLAQANFPAQSQQLALKNQAVLTYLWADVYAAALYTPADLGAKQAWEQQKAVRLVLYYFRDIDRNDVIKAATTTLERQQANARLKPELDQLHASFRNIRSGDRYALDFRPGRGLNLEINGQVVFSSRNDALARAYLGIWLAPKGLSDELRGKLLK, from the coding sequence ATGCGACATGTCATTTTGTGTTTATTGCTGATGTTCTCGATCCCGACATTCGCCAATGAGGCAGATCGTCTCGCCCAGGCGAATTTTCCGGCGCAGTCCCAGCAACTGGCGCTGAAAAACCAGGCCGTGCTGACCTATCTCTGGGCCGATGTGTATGCAGCGGCGCTCTACACCCCGGCGGACCTCGGCGCGAAGCAAGCCTGGGAACAGCAAAAGGCTGTCCGCCTGGTGCTGTATTACTTTCGCGATATCGACCGCAACGATGTAATCAAGGCCGCCACCACCACCCTTGAACGCCAACAGGCCAATGCGCGTTTAAAGCCGGAACTGGACCAATTGCACGCCAGCTTTCGTAACATTCGCAGCGGTGATCGCTATGCCCTGGACTTTCGTCCGGGCCGTGGCCTGAATTTGGAGATCAATGGCCAAGTGGTGTTCAGCAGCCGCAATGATGCGCTGGCAAGGGCCTACCTGGGCATCTGGCTGGCGCCCAAGGGCCTGTCTGATGAGTTGCGCGGCAAATTGCTGAAATGA